The following DNA comes from Candidatus Zixiibacteriota bacterium.
TACACGCTCGAACAGAACTACCCGAACCCATTTAACGGCGAGACGGTGATCAGCTTTTCGCTCGATCAACCGGCAGACATCAACATCACCGTCTACAATCTGCTCGGACAGCAGGTCACACAGTTAGCTGACGGCCGTTATGAGCCAGGGAATCACGCGGTACATTGGGACGGACTAAACGCGGGCGGGCATCCGGTTTCTACCGGCGTGTACTTTTACATTTTGAGGACTGCAGAATCCTCCGAAAGCAGAAAAATGCTTCTG
Coding sequences within:
- a CDS encoding T9SS type A sorting domain-containing protein, producing the protein YTLEQNYPNPFNGETVISFSLDQPADINITVYNLLGQQVTQLADGRYEPGNHAVHWDGLNAGGHPVSTGVYFYILRTAESSESRKMLLLK